A single Acidobacteriota bacterium DNA region contains:
- a CDS encoding DUF3524 domain-containing protein — protein MRILLVEPFLGGSHQAWAEGYAQHSEHDVTVLGHAGHSWKWRMRGSWATLADQAGGLGEFDAIIASSLLDTARFLGATRAFLGRTPVVQYMHENQLTYPLREGRAPDVEHVLTNWAATLVADEVWFNSRFHLDSWYASIPGVLGRYRGDSHTALVDGVQSRSLVMPLGVDLEPFDDIPRTSGSPPLIVWNQRWEYDKGLSQLDVALRGLVSAGVDFRVAFLGESPASPPKIITNLIEFLGERTVQAGFADTGLYRRLLRSADIVVSTADHEFFGIAVTEAIYAGATPLLPNRVVYPERIPSELQDRVLFDNTPHLIQRLVDLVGSAPERSETSGLLRSSVGLFDWSVVGPQYDDRLTSIVQGSATA, from the coding sequence ATGCGGATCCTTCTTGTTGAGCCTTTTCTGGGTGGCTCCCACCAAGCCTGGGCCGAGGGGTATGCACAACATTCCGAACATGACGTGACTGTTCTGGGGCACGCCGGGCACTCGTGGAAGTGGAGGATGCGTGGCTCATGGGCAACGCTCGCGGACCAAGCCGGGGGTCTTGGCGAATTCGATGCCATCATCGCGTCGTCGCTGCTCGACACTGCTAGATTCCTCGGCGCCACGCGCGCTTTTTTGGGTCGGACACCGGTTGTTCAGTACATGCACGAGAACCAACTGACGTACCCGTTGCGCGAGGGACGAGCGCCCGATGTCGAACACGTACTGACAAACTGGGCCGCAACACTTGTCGCGGACGAGGTGTGGTTCAACTCCCGGTTCCATCTGGACAGTTGGTACGCCAGCATCCCCGGCGTCCTCGGCAGATATCGCGGAGACTCGCACACCGCTCTCGTAGATGGTGTCCAATCCCGATCGCTCGTCATGCCGCTCGGTGTCGACCTCGAACCGTTCGACGACATACCGCGAACATCAGGCTCACCTCCGCTCATCGTTTGGAACCAGCGGTGGGAGTATGACAAGGGCCTCAGCCAGCTCGATGTCGCGCTGCGTGGGTTGGTCAGTGCCGGCGTCGACTTCAGAGTGGCCTTCCTCGGAGAATCGCCCGCCTCGCCACCAAAAATCATTACGAATCTCATCGAATTTCTTGGTGAGCGCACCGTCCAGGCAGGCTTTGCAGATACAGGCCTCTACCGGCGCTTGCTTCGATCAGCGGACATTGTCGTTTCAACTGCGGACCATGAGTTCTTCGGCATTGCTGTGACCGAGGCTATCTACGCAGGGGCAACCCCCCTCCTTCCCAACCGCGTCGTCTACCCAGAACGAATACCGAGCGAGCTTCAAGATCGAGTTCTGTTCGACAATACCCCGCACCTTATCCAACGGCTGGTCGACCTAGTGGGCAGTGCACCTGAGCGCTCTGAGACGAGCGGGCTGCTGCGGTCCTCTGTGGGCCTCTTCGATTGGTCAGTCGTCGGTCCCCAATATGACGATCGGCTAACGTCGATCGTGCAGGGTTCGGCTACGGCCTGA
- the recR gene encoding recombination protein RecR: protein MFEPPVQRLIDEFARLPGIGRKSAQRLTFHILNIDDVDAVRLSEAIVDLKEKIRLCSQCFNMTAETLCSICADLRRDPTVLCVVERAQDIAVLEGTNQFHGRYHVLGGSISPIEGIGPNELRIKELLSRLDHEGVTEVIVATNPTVEGDMTAMYLARSIKPLKITVTRLASGLPVGGDLDYADEVTLGRALSGRLEM, encoded by the coding sequence ATGTTTGAGCCGCCGGTACAACGGCTTATCGACGAGTTCGCACGACTTCCAGGAATCGGCCGTAAGAGCGCTCAGCGGCTGACGTTCCACATCCTCAACATCGACGACGTCGATGCGGTGCGCCTGTCAGAGGCGATCGTCGATCTCAAAGAAAAGATCAGGCTGTGCAGCCAGTGTTTCAACATGACGGCAGAAACACTGTGTTCGATCTGCGCTGACCTGCGACGCGACCCGACTGTGCTGTGCGTTGTCGAACGCGCTCAGGACATTGCGGTCCTCGAAGGAACCAACCAGTTTCATGGGAGGTACCACGTGCTCGGCGGATCTATCTCTCCAATCGAAGGAATCGGCCCCAACGAGTTACGAATCAAAGAACTCCTCTCCCGCCTCGATCATGAAGGAGTGACAGAAGTAATTGTTGCCACCAACCCCACGGTTGAAGGCGACATGACAGCGATGTACTTGGCTCGATCGATAAAGCCGCTCAAGATCACCGTGACCCGCCTGGCGAGCGGTCTCCCAGTCGGTGGTGACCTCGACTACGCAGACGAAGTCACTCTTGGTCGAGCACTCTCAGGTCGCCTGGAGATGTGA
- a CDS encoding YbaB/EbfC family nucleoid-associated protein — MGRMPKDMRQLMAQAQQMQAQLQKTQSELADRTYEGTAGGGVVKATVNGSGELLEVVFDSSALDPEDPEMAGDLVVAAVNQAMASAAQDASSAMGGLTGGMGLGGLLG, encoded by the coding sequence ATGGGACGCATGCCAAAAGACATGCGCCAGCTCATGGCGCAAGCGCAGCAGATGCAAGCACAGCTCCAGAAGACTCAGTCAGAACTCGCCGACAGAACCTATGAAGGCACTGCAGGTGGCGGTGTCGTTAAGGCGACGGTGAACGGTTCGGGTGAACTTCTCGAGGTGGTATTCGATTCGTCAGCACTCGACCCCGAAGACCCCGAGATGGCGGGCGATCTCGTCGTCGCTGCGGTGAACCAGGCAATGGCTTCCGCAGCGCAGGACGCGAGTTCGGCAATGGGTGGTCTTACCGGGGGGATGGGCCTCGGTGGCCTCCTGGGCTGA
- the mce gene encoding methylmalonyl-CoA epimerase, with protein MLPYNLDHVAIAVHDLDAAIDGYRTMFNIDVLHREVVADQGVEEAMLAVGGSHVQLLQALSDDSPVGRFVAANGEGLHHIAFAVPDLASALEHLKEQGARLIDETPRTGGRGAKIAFVHPLELAGTLIELVEVADG; from the coding sequence ATGCTCCCGTACAATCTCGATCACGTGGCCATTGCGGTCCATGATCTCGACGCCGCTATCGATGGTTACCGCACGATGTTCAACATTGATGTGCTTCATCGTGAGGTGGTCGCGGATCAGGGTGTCGAAGAAGCGATGCTCGCGGTCGGTGGGTCGCATGTCCAGTTGCTTCAAGCGTTGAGTGATGACAGTCCGGTTGGCAGGTTTGTCGCTGCGAACGGAGAAGGGCTACACCACATCGCGTTTGCGGTCCCTGACCTTGCTTCTGCGCTGGAGCACCTCAAGGAGCAGGGTGCAAGGCTGATCGATGAGACTCCGCGTACCGGAGGCCGGGGTGCCAAGATAGCGTTCGTACATCCACTCGAACTAGCCGGAACGCTGATCGAACTTGTCGAGGTAGCCGATGGATAG
- a CDS encoding HAMP domain-containing histidine kinase, whose translation MPDTLVARFAAPISYTAVRTAYNAVRAIAGVFVLLGALAIFILGGPGAGLVLGAGVVMTGDALWRLSHGESALYPLVLDITITAAGLFINGVEPAVVVAGILYTLTSALLLLPAPQALGAISYAAMWGIPIVLFDSMLNTISVVFAWLVTTILTIYVAQLLISAGVALYRAKKAHFEALESERRASAIKNEFVSMVSHELRTPLTSIQGFTDTLTESWDVLEAAEINEFLAIIREETTHLTDLVEDILVIPRLEAGQLRMDPAEFDIGDEALKIAEAIFRESEKEFVITVPRGVTVFADNVRVKQVLRNLLENARKYGGDQVLIEGSASGDRYKVVISDNGPGVPLDHRAKIFEHFEQGSKGSGRAEQGVGLGLPIARKLLRAMNGDLWFEPRFPTGSRFCFTVELVGIATPEIAETPSGLQGSPVAMFQQNRSERVTG comes from the coding sequence ATGCCGGATACTTTGGTTGCGCGGTTCGCAGCACCGATTAGCTACACCGCCGTACGCACGGCATACAACGCCGTACGAGCGATTGCCGGCGTGTTCGTGCTGCTCGGTGCGCTGGCCATTTTCATTCTCGGCGGCCCTGGCGCTGGACTCGTTCTAGGCGCGGGCGTCGTCATGACAGGGGACGCGTTGTGGCGGCTATCACATGGCGAATCAGCCCTGTACCCCCTAGTCCTCGACATCACAATCACCGCCGCGGGATTGTTCATTAACGGCGTCGAACCGGCAGTGGTCGTTGCGGGAATCCTCTATACACTCACGTCCGCATTGCTTCTGCTACCCGCCCCCCAAGCGCTCGGGGCCATTTCGTATGCCGCGATGTGGGGTATCCCAATTGTGCTGTTCGACTCGATGCTCAACACGATATCCGTTGTGTTCGCGTGGTTAGTGACCACGATTCTCACGATCTACGTTGCACAACTTTTGATATCCGCCGGCGTCGCTCTGTACCGAGCGAAGAAAGCGCATTTCGAAGCACTCGAATCCGAGCGTAGGGCGTCCGCGATCAAGAACGAATTCGTTTCGATGGTTAGCCACGAGCTGCGAACCCCGCTGACGTCGATCCAGGGCTTCACCGACACGCTCACAGAGAGCTGGGATGTGCTTGAGGCCGCCGAAATCAATGAGTTCCTCGCAATCATTCGTGAAGAAACCACACACCTGACAGACCTCGTGGAAGACATACTCGTTATCCCGCGGCTTGAGGCGGGACAGCTCCGCATGGACCCCGCAGAGTTCGACATTGGGGACGAAGCGTTGAAAATCGCGGAGGCGATCTTCCGTGAGTCCGAAAAGGAATTCGTTATCACCGTCCCCCGTGGCGTCACGGTCTTTGCGGATAACGTACGAGTCAAACAAGTACTTAGGAATCTTCTCGAGAATGCCCGCAAGTACGGCGGAGACCAAGTCCTCATTGAAGGTTCGGCGTCGGGCGATCGTTACAAGGTAGTTATCTCAGACAACGGGCCAGGTGTTCCACTAGACCACCGCGCCAAGATCTTCGAGCACTTTGAACAGGGCTCAAAAGGCAGCGGTCGCGCCGAGCAGGGCGTCGGTCTCGGTCTGCCGATTGCGCGCAAGCTGTTACGAGCAATGAACGGGGATCTGTGGTTCGAACCACGCTTCCCAACCGGATCCCGCTTCTGTTTCACGGTCGAACTCGTCGGAATCGCGACACCCGAAATCGCAGAGACCCCATCGGGCCTACAGGGTTCGCCAGTCGCGATGTTCCAACAGAATCGTTCCGAACGCGTTACGGGCTAG
- a CDS encoding PHP domain-containing protein, translating into MAVDLHLHSNFSDGSATPSEIVELAVETGLTGIALTDHDILEGIPEARAAAEANDLQFIAGVEMSVDWQGSAMHLLVYFLEDEEGPLQNKLVAVREGRASRNIQIISALQANGIDITMAEVASVAGEGSMGRPHFAKVLVDKGVVTTMSEAFNKWLGTGQPGYVARTRLDAFEAVELARQSGAVPVIAHPHTLGLDATDYAHAFSELADAGLGGIEAYYTEYSQDLREHVAQICTDLGIAATGGSDFHGTYKPDIKVGIGLGDLSVSDLALQHLLEQASR; encoded by the coding sequence GTGGCAGTTGATCTCCACCTGCACAGCAACTTTTCGGATGGAAGTGCCACGCCGAGCGAAATCGTCGAATTGGCGGTTGAGACTGGCCTCACGGGGATAGCGCTCACAGACCACGACATCCTTGAGGGCATCCCAGAGGCTCGGGCAGCGGCGGAGGCCAACGACCTGCAGTTCATTGCAGGCGTCGAGATGTCGGTCGATTGGCAAGGATCGGCCATGCATCTGTTGGTCTATTTCCTCGAAGACGAAGAGGGTCCGCTTCAGAACAAACTTGTTGCGGTCAGGGAGGGGCGTGCTTCGCGCAACATTCAGATCATTTCAGCGTTGCAGGCCAATGGGATCGACATCACAATGGCCGAAGTCGCATCCGTCGCCGGTGAGGGGTCAATGGGGCGGCCACATTTCGCAAAAGTACTTGTCGACAAAGGTGTCGTCACGACCATGTCGGAAGCATTCAACAAATGGCTGGGAACGGGACAACCCGGCTACGTTGCCCGCACCCGGCTTGACGCATTCGAAGCGGTTGAGCTTGCGCGTCAGTCGGGCGCAGTGCCGGTGATTGCTCACCCACACACGTTGGGCCTCGATGCGACAGACTACGCGCATGCGTTTTCAGAACTCGCCGATGCGGGCCTAGGCGGTATCGAGGCGTACTACACCGAGTACAGCCAAGACCTGCGCGAGCACGTTGCACAGATTTGCACGGATCTCGGAATAGCCGCCACTGGAGGCTCCGACTTTCACGGCACGTACAAGCCAGACATCAAAGTCGGGATCGGCTTAGGAGATCTCTCCGTATCAGACCTAGCGCTGCAACATCTACTAGAGCAAGCCAGCCGCTGA
- a CDS encoding peptidylprolyl isomerase, which yields MGLDQGVKLLATLNTSCGPILLELDPSLAPRTVNSFVFLADAGYYDGTVSHRVIPGFMVQVGDPTATGTGGPGYTLPDEFPADGFVYEAGVVAMANAGFGTTGGQFFIVTGDASHLPAQFTVIGRVSEGLDVLANIENVPLGVNIQGELSVPLETIYIESITIVPLG from the coding sequence ATGGGTCTCGACCAAGGGGTCAAACTCCTCGCAACGCTCAACACGTCATGTGGCCCAATTCTGCTTGAGCTTGACCCGTCACTCGCGCCCCGGACCGTGAACTCCTTCGTCTTCCTTGCAGACGCCGGCTACTACGACGGCACCGTGTCACATCGTGTGATACCCGGCTTCATGGTCCAGGTGGGCGACCCGACGGCCACCGGTACTGGTGGTCCCGGATACACGCTTCCCGACGAGTTTCCCGCCGATGGGTTCGTCTACGAAGCCGGAGTCGTCGCGATGGCGAACGCAGGGTTCGGTACGACGGGCGGGCAATTTTTTATCGTGACTGGAGATGCGAGCCACCTACCCGCGCAGTTCACGGTGATCGGCAGGGTGTCCGAGGGTCTCGACGTGCTAGCCAACATTGAAAACGTGCCCCTGGGTGTGAACATTCAAGGCGAGCTTTCCGTACCGCTCGAGACCATCTACATCGAATCGATAACCATCGTGCCCCTCGGTTAG
- a CDS encoding aspartate kinase yields the protein MVLVVQKFGGTSVGDAKLLTNVARRIAETFRGGSQVVVAVSAMGRSTDELIALAGEVSSNPHPRELDMLLTAGERISMALLAMALDDLGVPAVSLTGSQAGILTTSTHGQAEIIDIRADRVREGIEAGKVVIVAGFQGVDPRSRDVTTLGRGGTDATAVALAAALGADFCEIYTDVDGVFTADPRVVSDASLLSEISFQEMLELATGGAGVLMARSVEVGRRYSIPIHVRSSFHDGEGTWVKEKMMEEAIVRGIAHDKSEAKVTIQGLADTPGIAAKVFEPLAQAGVTVDLIVQNVSTDGVTDISFTVPKVQVEKARTTAEAIVAGLGAGGVDVDEAIGKVSIVGAGMKNELGIAAKMFRILSDHNINIGMIATSPIRISCIVAEHRTEDAVRALHAGFKPILEPQEESL from the coding sequence ATGGTCTTGGTCGTACAGAAGTTTGGTGGTACCTCGGTCGGCGATGCGAAGCTGCTCACGAACGTTGCTCGTCGTATCGCTGAAACCTTTCGTGGTGGTAGTCAAGTCGTCGTTGCGGTGTCCGCCATGGGCAGGTCTACCGACGAATTGATCGCTCTCGCCGGCGAGGTGAGTTCAAACCCGCACCCTCGCGAACTGGACATGCTGCTTACGGCTGGCGAACGTATTTCGATGGCCTTGCTGGCAATGGCGCTTGACGACCTTGGCGTTCCTGCCGTGAGTCTCACGGGTTCCCAGGCTGGCATTCTCACCACTTCGACTCATGGTCAAGCTGAGATCATTGACATCCGCGCCGACCGCGTGCGCGAGGGGATTGAGGCCGGCAAAGTGGTGATCGTTGCCGGATTTCAAGGCGTAGACCCGCGTTCAAGGGACGTCACAACTCTCGGCCGTGGCGGTACCGACGCAACCGCGGTTGCGTTGGCGGCTGCGTTGGGGGCAGACTTCTGCGAAATCTATACTGATGTCGACGGGGTGTTCACAGCCGATCCGCGCGTTGTCTCTGATGCCAGCTTGTTATCAGAAATCTCTTTCCAAGAGATGCTTGAGCTGGCGACTGGGGGTGCGGGGGTACTTATGGCACGCTCGGTCGAGGTTGGCCGCCGCTATTCAATACCGATTCATGTTCGCTCATCGTTCCATGATGGAGAGGGTACCTGGGTCAAGGAGAAAATGATGGAGGAAGCGATAGTTCGTGGAATTGCTCACGATAAATCGGAAGCAAAGGTGACGATTCAAGGCCTTGCGGACACGCCCGGCATTGCTGCAAAAGTATTCGAGCCTCTCGCGCAGGCCGGGGTCACCGTTGACCTCATCGTGCAGAACGTTTCGACCGACGGTGTCACGGACATTTCGTTCACTGTGCCCAAAGTTCAGGTGGAGAAGGCACGCACGACCGCGGAGGCGATCGTTGCCGGTCTTGGAGCGGGGGGCGTTGATGTCGATGAAGCCATCGGCAAGGTTTCCATTGTCGGCGCAGGAATGAAGAACGAACTCGGTATCGCCGCCAAGATGTTTCGTATTCTTTCGGACCACAACATCAACATCGGCATGATCGCTACATCCCCGATCCGCATTTCATGTATTGTCGCCGAACACCGCACCGAGGACGCCGTACGAGCGCTGCACGCGGGATTCAAGCCGATTCTTGAGCCGCAGGAAGAGTCATTGTGA
- a CDS encoding aspartate-semialdehyde dehydrogenase codes for MLSILVERDFPLTSLRLLASHRSAGKVVSTPWGDVTIEDLATADPAGIDIALFSAGGARSKEYAPQFAAAGAVVIDNSSAFRADPDVPLVVADVNDDAIYAHAGIVSNPNCTTMALMMAAGPLHRAAGIDRMVATSFQATSGSGQEGIEVLMHENDILSKDADALGNGTWTDPGSTLYSRPIAFNVLPHLGTIVDQHYTDEEWKLVTETRKILGASGIRVEPTCVRVPVAVGHSIAATMFFDRPVDRNEALAILAEAPGIEVWGDEKVPTPLDAAGIDETLVGRVRDTLGEKGGINLWVVSDNLRKGAALNTVQLAELLLA; via the coding sequence ATGCTGTCAATTCTTGTCGAACGCGACTTCCCGCTGACATCACTCCGGTTGTTGGCTTCGCATCGTTCCGCTGGGAAGGTTGTCTCGACGCCGTGGGGAGATGTCACGATAGAAGACCTCGCGACCGCAGATCCCGCGGGCATTGATATAGCGCTCTTTTCAGCCGGCGGTGCGCGCTCCAAAGAGTACGCACCGCAGTTCGCGGCCGCCGGAGCTGTCGTGATCGACAACTCATCTGCGTTCCGAGCTGATCCGGATGTACCTCTTGTGGTCGCTGATGTCAACGACGACGCTATCTATGCACATGCTGGCATTGTCTCAAATCCGAACTGCACGACAATGGCGCTGATGATGGCGGCAGGTCCTCTTCACCGAGCAGCCGGGATTGATCGGATGGTGGCGACGTCGTTTCAAGCGACCTCAGGATCAGGTCAAGAGGGTATTGAGGTTTTGATGCACGAGAACGACATCCTCTCCAAGGACGCTGACGCGCTCGGAAACGGCACCTGGACGGACCCCGGATCAACACTCTATTCGCGGCCGATCGCGTTCAATGTCCTTCCCCATCTCGGCACGATCGTTGATCAGCACTACACCGACGAGGAGTGGAAGTTGGTGACCGAGACACGCAAGATCCTTGGTGCTAGTGGGATCAGGGTCGAACCAACTTGTGTGAGGGTTCCTGTCGCGGTTGGTCACTCGATTGCCGCAACAATGTTTTTCGATCGTCCCGTCGACCGAAATGAGGCGCTCGCGATCCTCGCCGAAGCCCCCGGGATAGAAGTGTGGGGCGATGAGAAAGTCCCGACTCCGCTGGATGCGGCCGGGATTGATGAAACTCTGGTCGGGCGAGTTCGCGACACGCTTGGCGAAAAAGGTGGTATCAACCTCTGGGTCGTCAGCGACAACCTCCGCAAGGGGGCGGCTTTGAATACGGTTCAGCTCGCCGAATTGCTACTCGCCTAA
- a CDS encoding SRPBCC family protein gives METTSTITIDRPVDDVFSYVSDVSRMPAWMTGVTAAKMVTDAKEKGAKFVATYLVARRPVDLEFKITKWEARKVFGFASSKGPMSFKGRLEFSGNNGSTEVTSVIESGPDSLASRLLFFIGGPLLKRSMRRRLDRELEALKAAVDA, from the coding sequence ATGGAGACAACCTCTACTATCACGATCGATCGTCCCGTCGACGATGTGTTTTCGTACGTCTCTGACGTGTCGCGCATGCCTGCTTGGATGACCGGTGTTACCGCGGCGAAGATGGTCACGGATGCCAAGGAGAAAGGCGCCAAGTTCGTTGCCACATACCTGGTTGCGCGCCGACCCGTTGACCTTGAGTTCAAGATCACGAAGTGGGAAGCCAGAAAAGTGTTCGGCTTTGCCTCCTCAAAGGGTCCGATGTCTTTCAAGGGTCGTCTCGAGTTCAGCGGGAACAACGGCTCCACCGAAGTGACGTCGGTGATTGAATCCGGCCCGGATAGCTTGGCGAGTCGCCTACTCTTTTTCATCGGCGGTCCGCTGCTCAAACGGTCAATGCGCCGACGCCTCGACAGAGAACTAGAAGCCCTAAAAGCCGCCGTCGACGCATAA
- a CDS encoding HlyC/CorC family transporter gives MNLRLAYIIILVLSTLGSGFFSGSETALMSLGKERVHQLADRGRRGLRVQQLVSNPERLLSTLLVANNAVNILGTAIATALFIDLLGTTRGPIVATVLVTVVILIAGEITPKTLARRSPERFSLVVAPTIYRLSIALAPIASFFTAITQRILQIFGSSDHTDLSNVTEEDILALADLGHEEGGIETVEREIIDSLFAIAEKPVRDVMTPRVDLATMVAPVTARDVRELVSATGHSRYLVTGTSVEDVLGILYVKDVLLLGEGATSEAIRRLLRQPLYIPESTPILEALQTLRTNRSAFAVVTDEHGGIEGIVTIKDLIAELVGTLQDEYDPGAPAIVPLGLRTWIADGRVDVDDLATATGVEIADGPYSTMAGLFLDLCGRIPAEGDRIEAGKNLELTVLRMDRNRIDRIKVERT, from the coding sequence ATGAACCTTCGTCTTGCCTACATCATCATCCTCGTATTGAGCACGTTAGGTTCGGGGTTCTTTTCCGGGTCCGAGACGGCGTTGATGTCCCTCGGCAAGGAAAGGGTGCACCAGCTCGCAGACCGGGGGCGTCGCGGACTCCGAGTCCAACAGCTCGTGAGCAACCCGGAGAGGTTGTTGTCGACCCTCCTTGTCGCAAACAACGCCGTCAACATCCTCGGCACCGCCATTGCGACCGCATTGTTCATCGATCTGCTGGGGACGACCCGGGGACCAATCGTCGCCACTGTCTTGGTGACGGTCGTGATCCTCATCGCTGGTGAGATCACACCGAAAACGTTGGCCCGACGATCTCCTGAAAGGTTCTCGCTCGTCGTTGCGCCGACGATCTACCGGCTGTCGATTGCATTGGCCCCGATAGCCTCGTTCTTCACTGCGATCACCCAACGGATCCTGCAGATCTTCGGATCTAGTGACCATACGGACTTGAGCAACGTCACTGAGGAGGACATCCTGGCGCTGGCCGACCTCGGCCACGAAGAAGGCGGCATCGAAACCGTCGAACGTGAAATCATTGACTCCCTATTCGCCATCGCTGAGAAACCGGTGCGCGACGTCATGACACCACGGGTGGACCTGGCAACGATGGTCGCGCCCGTCACCGCGCGCGACGTGCGCGAATTGGTGTCCGCAACCGGTCACAGCCGCTACCTCGTGACCGGGACTAGCGTCGAGGACGTACTCGGCATTCTCTACGTGAAGGACGTGCTGCTGCTCGGAGAGGGCGCCACATCCGAAGCGATCCGGCGTTTGCTCAGACAACCGCTATACATCCCAGAGTCCACACCGATCCTCGAGGCGCTGCAAACGCTGCGGACCAACAGGTCGGCATTTGCAGTGGTCACCGACGAGCACGGCGGCATCGAGGGGATTGTCACGATAAAGGACCTGATAGCGGAGCTTGTTGGCACGCTTCAGGACGAGTACGACCCGGGAGCCCCGGCGATTGTGCCGCTCGGACTACGAACATGGATCGCAGACGGGCGGGTAGACGTAGACGACCTGGCCACGGCGACCGGCGTTGAGATCGCTGATGGGCCGTACTCGACGATGGCGGGACTGTTTCTGGATCTCTGCGGCCGAATCCCGGCCGAAGGTGACCGCATCGAAGCGGGTAAGAATCTGGAGCTGACCGTCCTTCGGATGGACCGCAATCGCATAGATCGCATCAAAGTGGAACGCACGTAG
- a CDS encoding response regulator transcription factor yields the protein MTKVLLVVETPWARNGVHAALTTPEFEIIDHEDPQTAAAATVANRVDVAVVDLQIAAMGGMAVARAVRDASTKNGAETPVVILIDRAADAFIAKRAGAAAWVTKPTDPHELRAAIRSCVSSPEI from the coding sequence ATGACCAAGGTTCTTCTCGTCGTCGAAACGCCATGGGCGCGCAACGGGGTGCACGCGGCACTCACCACGCCCGAATTCGAGATCATCGACCACGAGGATCCCCAGACCGCTGCGGCCGCGACGGTCGCGAACCGTGTTGACGTCGCGGTGGTCGATCTACAGATCGCCGCAATGGGTGGCATGGCGGTAGCCCGGGCTGTGCGAGACGCCTCGACAAAAAATGGTGCAGAGACGCCGGTCGTGATATTGATCGACCGAGCCGCCGATGCGTTCATCGCCAAGCGAGCAGGTGCGGCTGCATGGGTCACCAAACCAACCGACCCGCACGAACTACGTGCCGCCATCCGTAGCTGCGTTTCAAGCCCCGAGATATAG
- a CDS encoding WhiB family transcriptional regulator: MDRSWQPVALCRGNRSHLFFPPNRSERKDERERREFRAKAVCAACPVKRDCLEFAIEINEPYGIWGGLTEAERRQVLTKAAV, translated from the coding sequence ATGGATCGTTCGTGGCAGCCAGTCGCATTGTGTCGTGGAAACCGTTCTCACCTCTTTTTTCCACCGAATCGGAGCGAGAGAAAAGACGAACGTGAGCGGAGGGAGTTTCGTGCAAAAGCAGTTTGCGCAGCCTGCCCGGTGAAGAGAGATTGTCTTGAGTTTGCTATCGAGATCAACGAGCCATACGGTATCTGGGGCGGACTCACCGAGGCCGAACGCCGCCAAGTTCTGACTAAGGCCGCTGTCTAA